The following coding sequences lie in one Mesorhizobium sp. NZP2298 genomic window:
- a CDS encoding FAD binding domain-containing protein — translation MRYIRPLSIEDAVGQLAGAAGTAAILAGGSDLLVRMKGGFVEPDLIVDIKSIASLSEIRETADGFSIGAAVPCAVLGENTALKKAWPGVVEAAKLIGSKQVQGRCTITGNLCNASPAADSVPALVAAGARAVVAGPSGKRTIPVEAVPTGPGKTSLAKGEIIEAILLDKRTPRSGDAYLRFIPRTEMDIAVVSAGVNLTIDEHGVITAARVALGAAAPTVLLVEEAAEALIGRKLDEAALERLAKVCAGACRPIDDKRGTIDFRRKVAGVLAKRAATTAYARAGGK, via the coding sequence ATGCGCTACATACGTCCGCTTTCAATCGAAGATGCCGTCGGCCAACTGGCCGGAGCGGCTGGCACGGCCGCCATCCTGGCCGGAGGCAGCGACCTTCTGGTGAGGATGAAGGGGGGCTTTGTCGAGCCCGACCTGATCGTCGACATCAAGTCGATCGCGTCCTTAAGCGAAATCCGCGAAACGGCCGACGGCTTCAGCATCGGGGCCGCCGTTCCCTGTGCCGTGCTGGGCGAGAACACCGCCCTGAAGAAGGCATGGCCGGGCGTGGTCGAGGCGGCCAAGCTGATCGGCTCGAAGCAGGTGCAGGGACGCTGCACAATCACGGGCAATCTGTGCAACGCCTCGCCGGCGGCGGACAGCGTGCCGGCGCTGGTGGCGGCGGGTGCAAGGGCCGTGGTTGCCGGGCCTTCGGGCAAGCGCACCATCCCCGTTGAGGCCGTGCCGACCGGGCCGGGCAAGACCTCGCTCGCCAAGGGCGAGATCATCGAGGCGATCCTGCTCGACAAGCGCACGCCGCGTTCGGGCGACGCCTATCTCAGGTTCATTCCGCGCACCGAGATGGACATCGCCGTGGTCAGCGCCGGGGTGAACCTGACGATCGACGAACACGGCGTCATCACCGCCGCCCGCGTGGCGCTGGGCGCCGCGGCACCCACGGTGCTGCTGGTCGAGGAGGCCGCCGAGGCGCTCATCGGCAGGAAGCTGGACGAGGCGGCACTGGAGCGGCTCGCCAAGGTCTGCGCCGGCGCCTGCCGCCCGATCGACGACAAGCGCGGTACCATCGATTTCAGACGGAAAGTCGCGGGCGTGCTGGCCAAGAGAGCCGCAACGACCGCTTATGCACGTGCAGGAGGCAAATGA
- a CDS encoding (2Fe-2S)-binding protein translates to MAGIAVSTTINGDNIEYLCQPDETLLDVLRDRLGLTGAKEGCGTGDCGACSIILDNRLVCSCLVLGAEAEGRRIETVEGMAHGDQLHTLQQKFLEHAALQCGICTPGFLIAAKDLLAKNPDPSEEEIRFGLAGNLCRCTGYDKIVRAVQDAAHVMKGA, encoded by the coding sequence ATGGCTGGCATAGCAGTCTCGACGACAATCAACGGCGACAATATCGAATATCTCTGCCAGCCTGACGAGACGCTGCTCGACGTGCTGCGCGACCGGCTCGGCCTGACGGGCGCCAAGGAAGGCTGCGGCACCGGCGATTGCGGCGCCTGCTCGATCATCCTCGACAACCGGCTGGTCTGCTCCTGCCTGGTGCTCGGCGCCGAGGCCGAAGGGCGGCGCATCGAGACCGTCGAGGGCATGGCGCATGGCGACCAGCTGCACACGCTGCAGCAGAAATTCCTCGAGCATGCCGCCCTGCAATGCGGCATCTGCACGCCGGGTTTTTTGATCGCGGCCAAGGATTTGCTCGCCAAGAATCCCGACCCGAGCGAGGAGGAGATCCGCTTCGGCCTCGCCGGGAACCTGTGCCGCTGCACCGGCTATGACAAGATCGTGCGCGCCGTCCAGGACGCGGCACATGTGATGAAGGGAGCCTGA
- a CDS encoding xanthine dehydrogenase family protein molybdopterin-binding subunit, producing MNFDPRFSGRKFTSVGTRPIRPDGVDKVTGRARYGADFNMAGQLVGRVLRSPHAHAIIRKIDTSKAEKLNGVKAVITAKDLPDLTDGDAAMYDILDNCMARTKALYDGHAVAAVAAVDARTARQALKLIEVDYEILPHVTDVDEAMRHHAPLINDTIFTEGLEEKPVKPSNVTKRSQFGHGDVHQGFGHADFIVERSFKTEQTHQGYIEPHACVASVSSDGTADLWVCTQGHFVYRQHCAQLLGMEASKLRVTSSEIGGGFGGKTHVWAEPVALALSRKAGRPVKLVMTRDEVFRASGPTSATSIDVKIGARKDGTITAAEATLRYSCGPYAGAWAEIGAMTAFACYKLDNVKTVGYEVLVNRPKTAAYRAPSAPMAAFAVESAVDELAKEIGMDPVDFRIKNAAQEGTRSSYGPVYGPIGIGPTLEAVKHHPHMKAPLGKNQGRGMACGFWFNFGGQTCVDLNIGMDGSVSLAVGTVDVGGSRASLSLVAAEELGIDYAQLKAVVADTSTLGYNDMTDGSRGTFSSSMATISAARNAIKILRERAAQMWDISVDDVVWEQGHAVAKGEKHGNLGKLSLKEIAAQSGKTGGPIAGHSELVADGAGVSFATHICDIEVDPETGSTRVIRYTVVQDAGKAVHPTYVEGQYQGGAAQGIGWALNEEYIYGKDGRLQNAGFLDYRIPVCSDLPMIDTQILEIPNPNHPYGVRGVGETSIVPPLAAIANAVSNAAGVRMTHIPMSPPRILAAIEAERG from the coding sequence ATGAATTTCGATCCGCGTTTTTCCGGGCGTAAATTCACATCCGTCGGCACACGCCCCATCCGTCCCGACGGCGTCGACAAGGTGACGGGCCGCGCCCGCTACGGCGCCGACTTCAACATGGCCGGCCAGTTGGTCGGCCGCGTGCTGCGCAGCCCGCACGCGCATGCGATCATCAGGAAGATCGACACGTCGAAGGCGGAAAAGCTGAACGGCGTGAAGGCGGTGATCACGGCGAAAGACCTGCCCGACCTGACCGACGGCGATGCCGCCATGTACGACATCCTCGACAATTGCATGGCGCGCACCAAGGCGCTCTATGACGGCCATGCGGTGGCCGCGGTCGCCGCCGTCGACGCCCGCACGGCGCGGCAGGCGCTGAAGCTGATCGAGGTCGACTACGAGATCCTGCCGCATGTCACCGATGTCGACGAGGCGATGCGGCACCACGCTCCGCTGATCAACGACACGATCTTCACCGAGGGGCTGGAGGAAAAGCCGGTAAAACCCTCCAACGTCACCAAGCGCAGCCAGTTCGGCCATGGCGACGTCCACCAGGGTTTCGGCCACGCCGACTTCATCGTCGAGCGCTCCTTCAAGACCGAGCAGACGCACCAGGGCTATATCGAGCCGCATGCCTGCGTGGCGAGCGTCTCGTCCGACGGCACCGCCGACCTCTGGGTCTGCACGCAGGGCCATTTCGTCTATCGCCAGCACTGCGCCCAGCTGCTTGGCATGGAAGCCTCGAAGCTGCGCGTCACCTCCTCGGAGATCGGCGGCGGCTTCGGCGGCAAGACCCATGTCTGGGCCGAGCCGGTGGCGCTTGCGCTGTCGCGGAAGGCCGGACGGCCGGTGAAGCTGGTGATGACACGCGACGAGGTGTTCCGCGCCTCGGGGCCGACCAGCGCCACCTCGATCGACGTCAAGATCGGCGCCCGCAAGGACGGCACCATCACCGCCGCCGAAGCGACGCTGCGCTATTCCTGCGGCCCCTATGCCGGCGCCTGGGCCGAGATCGGCGCCATGACGGCGTTCGCCTGCTACAAGCTCGATAACGTCAAGACGGTCGGCTACGAAGTGCTGGTCAACCGGCCGAAGACCGCGGCCTATCGCGCGCCCTCGGCGCCGATGGCGGCCTTCGCGGTGGAAAGCGCCGTCGACGAGCTCGCCAAGGAGATCGGCATGGACCCGGTCGACTTCCGCATCAAGAACGCCGCCCAGGAAGGCACACGCTCGTCCTACGGTCCGGTCTACGGACCGATCGGCATCGGCCCGACGCTGGAAGCGGTGAAGCACCATCCGCACATGAAGGCGCCGCTCGGCAAGAACCAGGGCAGGGGCATGGCCTGCGGCTTCTGGTTCAACTTCGGCGGCCAGACCTGCGTGGACCTCAACATCGGCATGGACGGCTCGGTGTCGCTGGCCGTCGGCACGGTCGATGTCGGCGGGTCGCGCGCGTCGCTGTCGCTGGTGGCGGCGGAGGAGCTCGGCATCGACTATGCCCAGCTCAAGGCGGTGGTCGCCGACACCTCCACCCTCGGCTACAACGACATGACCGACGGCAGCCGCGGCACCTTCTCCTCCTCGATGGCGACCATCTCGGCCGCCCGCAACGCGATCAAGATCCTGCGCGAGCGCGCCGCGCAGATGTGGGACATTTCCGTCGACGACGTGGTCTGGGAACAGGGCCACGCGGTCGCCAAGGGCGAGAAGCACGGCAATCTCGGCAAGCTTTCGCTGAAGGAGATCGCGGCGCAGTCCGGCAAGACCGGCGGGCCGATCGCCGGCCACAGCGAGCTCGTCGCCGACGGCGCCGGCGTCTCCTTCGCCACCCATATCTGCGACATCGAGGTCGACCCCGAGACCGGCTCGACCAGGGTGATCCGCTACACGGTGGTGCAGGATGCCGGCAAGGCGGTGCACCCGACCTATGTCGAGGGCCAGTACCAGGGCGGTGCGGCGCAAGGCATCGGCTGGGCGCTCAACGAGGAGTATATCTACGGCAAGGACGGAAGGCTGCAGAACGCCGGCTTCCTCGACTACCGCATCCCGGTTTGCTCCGACCTGCCGATGATCGACACGCAGATCCTGGAAATCCCCAACCCCAACCACCCCTATGGCGTGCGCGGCGTCGGCGAAACCTCGATCGTGCCGCCGCTGGCGGCGATCGCCAACGCGGTGTCGAACGCGGCGGGCGTGCGCATGACCCACATCCCGATGTCGCCGCCGCGCATCCTGGCGGCGATCGAGGCGGAACGGGGCTAG
- a CDS encoding MoaD/ThiS family protein produces the protein MVEVTLWGALGQLAGGKSKVEVEAKDIRELFRKLAEQYPGFEPWIDRGIAVAIDGTIYRDTWSKELPPGAEIFLLPRLAGG, from the coding sequence ATGGTCGAAGTCACCCTCTGGGGCGCGCTCGGCCAGCTCGCCGGCGGCAAGAGCAAGGTCGAGGTCGAGGCCAAGGATATAAGGGAACTGTTCAGGAAACTGGCTGAACAGTATCCCGGCTTTGAGCCGTGGATTGATCGCGGCATTGCGGTGGCGATCGACGGGACGATTTATCGCGATACGTGGAGCAAGGAGCTGCCGCCCGGGGCGGAGATTTTTCTGCTGCCGCGGTTGGCTGGGGGGTGA
- a CDS encoding ImmA/IrrE family metallo-endopeptidase yields MFNKSRLKVARQRAGLTMRELASRVGIEPRTVTGYEAGEYLPSDDVARKFSRVLGFPLEFFMADDLDIPLVEGVSFRSMSKMTARQRDGAIAAGAVAFVLSDWLDGEFDLPDADLPDMREELPQTAAAGLRDYWGLGNRPIKNMVHLLELKGVRVFSLGEDGKEVDAYSLWRGARPYVFLNTQKSAERSRFDAAHELGHLVLHKHASPNGLEAEKQANEFASAFLVPEAPLRAVGRVSGLPKVVQLKQEWSVSVAAMAYRLHEIGLLTKWNYQQIFVEISRRGWRTEEPLPIRREQSQIWQKVLSEVRRDEQLGLVGLSQLLWLPEAELAKLLFGLVTVGVPSAPRTEPITPPRGQLRLVK; encoded by the coding sequence ATGTTCAACAAATCGCGGCTGAAAGTCGCTCGTCAGCGCGCCGGGCTGACGATGCGAGAACTTGCGTCCAGAGTTGGTATTGAGCCTCGTACTGTGACCGGTTATGAGGCTGGGGAATACCTGCCGAGCGACGACGTAGCTCGGAAATTCTCGCGGGTACTCGGCTTCCCTCTCGAATTCTTCATGGCTGACGACTTGGACATTCCACTCGTGGAAGGTGTGAGTTTTCGCTCTATGAGCAAGATGACGGCTCGGCAGCGAGACGGTGCGATCGCCGCTGGCGCTGTAGCTTTCGTTCTTTCGGACTGGCTGGATGGAGAGTTTGACCTGCCGGACGCTGACCTGCCGGACATGCGAGAAGAGTTACCTCAGACTGCAGCAGCCGGGCTGCGAGACTATTGGGGCTTAGGCAACAGACCCATTAAGAACATGGTTCATTTGCTAGAGCTGAAAGGTGTTCGAGTCTTCTCCCTTGGTGAAGATGGCAAAGAGGTCGATGCGTACTCGCTGTGGCGGGGAGCGCGACCTTATGTGTTTTTGAACACCCAAAAATCTGCAGAGCGAAGCCGATTCGACGCTGCGCACGAGCTCGGGCACCTCGTGTTGCACAAGCATGCTTCGCCAAATGGCCTGGAGGCTGAAAAGCAGGCTAATGAGTTTGCCTCAGCGTTCTTGGTCCCAGAGGCGCCGCTCCGGGCTGTGGGGCGGGTTTCAGGGCTCCCAAAAGTCGTGCAATTGAAGCAAGAGTGGTCGGTATCTGTTGCTGCTATGGCTTACCGACTGCACGAGATCGGCCTCCTTACCAAATGGAACTACCAGCAGATTTTCGTCGAGATCTCTAGGCGTGGTTGGCGGACTGAAGAGCCTTTGCCAATTCGACGCGAGCAATCCCAGATCTGGCAGAAGGTGCTAAGCGAGGTTCGCCGGGATGAACAGTTGGGATTAGTCGGGTTGTCCCAGCTTCTTTGGTTGCCTGAGGCGGAGCTAGCGAAACTGTTGTTTGGTCTCGTGACAGTTGGTGTGCCGTCGGCCCCGCGGACGGAACCAATTACGCCCCCTCGTGGCCAGCTAAGGCTGGTGAAGTAA
- the dgt gene encoding dGTP triphosphohydrolase — translation MNQHGYVVRKAQSIDESSAQAETMADIGEWIMVGLNWDKLLNPQRRKDKARGKSIERSAKTAEHRTELERDHDRILFSTPVRRMQDKTQVFPLDPHDSVRTRLTHSHEVANMARSFGTALVYVYPEELKLPQSVVAERNVPALLEAIGLAHDLGNPPFGHQGEDAIQSWMKARVPEIFEGLDEAALREDFLRFEGNAQAFRLLTRLQIVNDSFGLNMTYAFLAALMKYPSPSDKVNKKVLARKKFNYFQSEADIAEEVWAETGLGEGIRHPLTFIMEACDDIAYSIVDVEDAAKKGLVNFDRLAGFLEFEGAGDACIESVLTKAKEQHHEFRAQSLSAAELDDITMQMFRVNAIGVMIVAATKAFAENLPAMMMGNFDQELMAASDANRLWSCLKSFAAKHIYPHRQVLEVELRGHQTIHGLMDIFWAAITNRKDPLDIGSKRTTPLHQYVYSRISENYRRVAESPDNRMPIRYRELQLMTDMMSGMTDSFAISMLDDLRKRGAA, via the coding sequence ATGAATCAACATGGTTATGTGGTCCGGAAAGCTCAATCGATTGACGAATCGAGCGCGCAAGCCGAAACCATGGCCGACATCGGGGAATGGATAATGGTCGGTCTGAACTGGGATAAGCTACTCAATCCACAGCGCCGCAAGGATAAGGCCAGAGGAAAGAGCATTGAGCGCTCCGCCAAGACCGCTGAGCATCGTACCGAGCTCGAACGCGACCACGACCGTATTCTGTTCTCTACGCCTGTCAGGCGGATGCAGGACAAGACGCAGGTGTTTCCTCTCGATCCGCATGACAGTGTGCGTACCCGCCTGACCCATAGCCATGAAGTCGCCAACATGGCCCGCAGCTTTGGCACGGCCCTTGTCTACGTTTATCCTGAAGAGTTGAAACTGCCGCAGAGCGTCGTGGCGGAACGCAATGTCCCTGCCTTGCTTGAGGCTATCGGCCTTGCCCACGACCTCGGCAACCCCCCGTTCGGCCACCAAGGCGAAGACGCCATCCAGTCTTGGATGAAGGCCAGAGTTCCGGAGATATTCGAGGGATTGGACGAGGCTGCACTCAGGGAAGACTTTTTGCGTTTTGAGGGCAACGCGCAGGCATTCCGGCTCCTGACGCGACTTCAGATCGTCAACGACTCTTTCGGCCTGAACATGACATATGCCTTCCTAGCGGCGCTCATGAAGTATCCCAGCCCATCGGACAAGGTGAACAAGAAGGTCCTCGCGCGCAAGAAGTTCAACTACTTCCAATCCGAAGCCGATATCGCTGAGGAGGTGTGGGCCGAAACGGGATTAGGTGAAGGGATCCGCCATCCGCTGACCTTCATTATGGAGGCCTGTGATGACATCGCCTATTCCATCGTCGATGTGGAAGATGCTGCCAAGAAGGGCCTAGTGAATTTCGATCGGCTGGCTGGCTTCCTGGAGTTCGAAGGTGCCGGCGATGCATGCATAGAGTCGGTACTTACAAAGGCGAAGGAGCAGCACCACGAATTTCGGGCGCAATCATTGTCTGCCGCTGAACTCGACGACATCACCATGCAGATGTTTCGGGTCAACGCTATCGGTGTGATGATCGTGGCAGCGACCAAAGCCTTTGCCGAGAATCTGCCGGCAATGATGATGGGTAACTTCGACCAGGAGCTTATGGCGGCATCGGACGCAAATCGTTTGTGGTCCTGCCTAAAGAGCTTTGCCGCCAAGCATATCTATCCGCACCGACAAGTGCTCGAAGTCGAACTGCGGGGCCACCAGACGATCCACGGTCTCATGGATATCTTCTGGGCTGCGATCACCAACCGCAAGGACCCGCTCGACATCGGCTCGAAGCGTACCACGCCCTTGCACCAGTACGTCTACTCACGCATTTCGGAGAACTATCGGCGTGTTGCCGAATCTCCCGACAACCGCATGCCTATCCGATATCGTGAATTGCAACTGATGACGGACATGATGTCCGGCATGACGGATAGCTTCGCGATTTCGATGCTTGACGATTTGCGTAAGCGAGGAGCGGCATGA
- a CDS encoding ornithine cyclodeaminase family protein: MNNQSPAAETLPYLSSAVLDRLAISTPDIVDEIERQIAGQRRGEVWCAPKAAVWPGDDRYFMATLGVASVPPVLATKSLVVNPRNAQRGLATINSLITLLDAETGLPLALVDGNWVTAKRTAGLSAVAARRMARNDSSSVAFIGCGVQARGHLEAFADLFPLREIRAFGRGTSNRDALCEMARSRGLQAIPSDTAREAVEGADMVVTTVTLVPEPEPFLDANWLKPGSFTAITDLALPWLPATMRRFDRIVVDDLEQEKQMPKPMVDAALVAGDLTGLVCGDFAGRQSPGEATAFVFRGMAVGDLAVAALAYVRAQAAGVIGA; the protein is encoded by the coding sequence ATGAACAATCAATCCCCGGCCGCCGAAACGCTGCCCTATCTCTCGTCGGCGGTTCTCGATCGCCTGGCGATTTCCACGCCTGACATAGTCGACGAGATCGAACGCCAGATCGCGGGCCAGCGGCGGGGCGAAGTCTGGTGCGCGCCCAAGGCCGCCGTGTGGCCGGGCGACGACCGCTACTTCATGGCCACGCTCGGCGTCGCCTCCGTGCCGCCGGTGCTGGCCACCAAGTCGCTGGTGGTGAACCCGCGCAACGCTCAGCGCGGACTGGCCACGATCAATTCGCTGATCACGCTGCTCGACGCCGAGACCGGCCTGCCGCTGGCCCTGGTCGACGGCAATTGGGTGACGGCCAAACGCACGGCGGGCCTGAGCGCCGTCGCCGCAAGGCGCATGGCCCGGAACGATTCATCATCCGTCGCCTTCATCGGCTGCGGCGTGCAAGCGCGCGGCCACCTCGAAGCCTTCGCCGACCTCTTTCCCCTACGCGAAATCCGCGCCTTCGGTCGGGGAACAAGCAATCGCGACGCGCTCTGCGAAATGGCACGCTCGCGCGGCCTCCAGGCCATCCCCAGCGACACGGCAAGGGAAGCCGTGGAAGGCGCCGACATGGTGGTGACGACGGTGACCCTGGTGCCCGAACCCGAACCGTTCCTCGACGCCAACTGGCTGAAGCCGGGCAGCTTCACCGCCATCACCGACCTCGCACTGCCCTGGCTGCCCGCAACCATGCGCCGCTTCGACCGCATCGTCGTCGACGACCTGGAACAGGAGAAGCAGATGCCCAAACCCATGGTCGACGCAGCGCTGGTCGCCGGCGACCTGACGGGCCTTGTCTGCGGCGACTTTGCCGGGCGGCAGAGCCCAGGCGAGGCCACGGCGTTCGTATTCCGGGGCATGGCCGTGGGGGATCTTGCGGTTGCGGCGCTGGCGTATGTGCGGGCGCAGGCGGCGGGGGTGATTGGGGCTTAG
- a CDS encoding putative bifunctional diguanylate cyclase/phosphodiesterase, translating into MAGHFERLFAGPSPQGQSEAVATGILRDQFADLRKGIFISMPIATMLSALILAVQMLSHGGLGAVLWFAVVSIINGARLALAAAQPDISGNGPRPVSARLSLYGALALASGIAWAFLAVLADGYTTAQAPLYLIVLAGLSAGSVAYSASYTPAAINFMTLPLLVAAGCVLARGGIENYVLAFTIVLFLGGMVRSALLGQASFRETSRLKYEAREFAAEMDRNSRRDPLTNLLNRYGLEQAIRQLGPSDGPFVTMLVDLDGFKSVNDTYGHNIGDDLLVKVARRIESHAPQGATIARIGGDEFVLLFSAARSAHAAGALASALIAAIAQPDPALNSVRVGASVGIYVSDNPRLTEMLLRADFALYAAKRKGRNEYCIFDAGLDQALERKHCIERDLRGAIEAGALCSWFQPLVRLDTNAVVGFEALLRWQHPLHGAISPPEIVTAARETGLLPLLTETVFRNCCAMIEALAGSGRGDVRVAMNLSPRELEAGNVDDMILDMLKARNLPAAMLEIEITEEAPVDRDRVDEKIGRLADASISIVLDDFGTGFSTLVVLKDSRIRKIKIDKHFVRDLAKSVEDQALVKTVIDLGRALGIEVMAEGVETDADRLILRSLDCMVAQGFLFSPALPAPEALAYEAAHSSRTLAAEALFDPAARRQSGSAA; encoded by the coding sequence ATGGCAGGGCATTTCGAGCGCTTGTTTGCTGGCCCCTCTCCCCAGGGGCAGAGCGAAGCCGTGGCAACCGGGATCCTCCGCGATCAGTTCGCTGATCTGCGGAAAGGCATCTTCATTTCCATGCCGATCGCCACAATGCTGTCGGCGCTGATCCTGGCCGTGCAGATGCTCTCGCATGGCGGCCTTGGCGCGGTGCTGTGGTTCGCGGTGGTCAGCATCATCAACGGCGCGCGCCTGGCGCTCGCCGCCGCCCAGCCGGACATTTCCGGGAACGGCCCCAGGCCGGTCAGCGCCCGGCTCTCCCTTTACGGCGCGTTGGCTCTGGCGTCCGGCATTGCCTGGGCTTTCCTGGCCGTGCTGGCCGACGGATACACCACCGCGCAGGCGCCGCTCTATCTGATCGTGCTGGCGGGCCTGTCGGCCGGCTCCGTCGCCTACTCGGCCTCGTACACGCCGGCGGCGATCAATTTCATGACGCTGCCGCTTCTGGTCGCCGCAGGATGCGTGCTGGCCAGGGGCGGTATCGAGAACTACGTCCTGGCTTTCACCATCGTGCTTTTCCTCGGCGGAATGGTCAGGAGCGCGCTGCTCGGGCAGGCCAGCTTCCGCGAGACGAGCCGCCTCAAATACGAGGCGCGGGAATTCGCCGCCGAGATGGACCGCAATTCCAGGCGCGATCCGCTGACGAATTTGCTCAACCGGTACGGGCTCGAGCAGGCAATCCGACAGCTCGGGCCTTCCGACGGCCCGTTCGTGACCATGCTGGTCGACCTCGACGGCTTCAAATCCGTCAACGACACCTATGGCCACAACATCGGCGACGACCTGCTGGTCAAGGTCGCGCGCAGGATCGAAAGCCATGCGCCGCAAGGCGCCACGATCGCGCGCATCGGCGGCGACGAGTTCGTGCTGCTGTTTTCCGCCGCGCGATCCGCGCATGCGGCCGGCGCGCTCGCCAGCGCGCTCATCGCGGCGATCGCGCAGCCGGATCCGGCGTTGAACTCGGTGCGCGTCGGCGCCTCGGTCGGCATCTACGTTTCGGACAATCCGCGATTGACGGAAATGCTGCTGCGGGCCGATTTCGCGCTCTATGCGGCCAAGCGCAAGGGCAGGAACGAATACTGTATCTTCGATGCCGGGCTCGACCAGGCGCTGGAGCGCAAGCATTGCATCGAGCGCGACCTGCGCGGCGCCATCGAGGCCGGCGCGCTGTGCTCATGGTTCCAGCCGCTGGTGCGCCTGGACACCAACGCGGTGGTCGGTTTCGAAGCGCTGCTGCGCTGGCAGCACCCGCTCCACGGGGCGATCTCGCCGCCCGAGATCGTCACCGCGGCGCGCGAGACCGGCCTGCTGCCGCTGCTGACCGAAACGGTGTTTCGCAATTGCTGCGCCATGATCGAGGCGCTGGCGGGGAGCGGCCGCGGCGATGTGCGGGTCGCGATGAACCTGTCGCCGCGCGAGCTCGAGGCGGGCAATGTCGACGACATGATCCTGGACATGCTGAAGGCCAGGAACCTGCCCGCGGCGATGCTGGAGATCGAGATCACCGAGGAAGCGCCGGTCGACCGCGACCGGGTCGACGAAAAGATCGGCCGCCTCGCCGACGCCAGCATATCGATCGTGCTCGACGATTTCGGCACCGGCTTTTCGACGCTGGTCGTGCTGAAGGACAGCCGCATCCGCAAGATCAAGATCGACAAGCATTTCGTGCGCGACCTGGCCAAGTCCGTGGAGGACCAGGCGCTGGTCAAGACGGTCATCGATCTCGGCCGCGCGCTGGGCATAGAGGTGATGGCCGAGGGGGTCGAGACGGACGCCGACCGCCTGATCCTGCGCTCGCTCGACTGCATGGTCGCGCAAGGCTTTCTCTTCTCGCCCGCCCTCCCCGCGCCCGAGGCGCTCGCCTATGAAGCGGCCCATTCCAGCCGGACGCTCGCGGCGGAAGCGCTCTTCGACCCCGCCGCAAGGCGCCAGAGCGGCAGCGCGGCCTGA